The DNA segment CGTTGATCCTAATAAACATTAATTCAGATTATAAGCAGGCGGATTTCGTTTTAACTACTAAACACAGTAACTGCAGAGCGTTCATCCTAAACCCAGTGCCGCAAAGCCATTTATTACTTAAAAAGCTCATTTCTTGAGTAGTCTGGGAGCTGGAGATGAACCCCCGATagttgggagggggggggggttgtagcaAGCAAGGGGGCAAATGAATATGGTGGGATGCAGTTTAAAGGGGGTACAACACAAATTTCAAGGGACCCCTCAGCTgtcatatatattaaagtgcatatgatggtttGTGCccattaaatgttaatttataaaactgtatccTTGTGTATCCAAATTAGAATGCTCTGTAGCCAATGGGAAGTAAGCAAGGCAGAGACGCCTCCTCTCATTGGCAGAATGCAGTTTCCCATAAAACTCCTTTTTATTTGGTGAAATACAGATGggggtatataaaatattaagttaaaaatatctctatatatttatagcttTCACAagcttttgcacatttttttttcttgcgttTTTATTAAAAGCCTCCGTTAAGaacttattttttccatttccttgcTTTGTTTCTCTGCCATCAGACATTCAGCTTGGCGCTCGTCCCAAATATCTCCGGTTATGACGCTTTATTTGATTTCCAGGTTACCCCCGCAGGGTGCAGAGTCCGGGCTGTAAGAGTAATGATACCCTGAGTGGCATTTCCTCCCTCGAGCCGAGCAAGCACTCGAGTTCCTCGCAGAGCCTTGCGTCGGTAAGACCCGTGGCACCGCATGCCGACATCTTTGTATAGTTACACATTCCCAAATCTGTACATTTTACAAGATAAAAAAGGGCACTAAATTCCTATAAGAGTTtgagccccccccccgtctacTTCCCTGCTGATGCCCGCCGGCCGTCCAGAAGCTGGCTGTGTCCATTATTAATGAATCCCAATTTACTACTTAAGCTGCTCGTTACTTCCATGGCTCTTCCTTATGGAGGAAGCCCAGTGGCCGTGGAAACCTTTTAAAGGACGGGTGAAGGCAAGGGTGGTCGGTACAAGGAAGAAATGCGTTAAGCAGGTCGGGCCCTATAGAATGGTGACCTCTGACCTGCCGGAGGGAAAATAACTTAACTTAAAGGCAGCGATGGGACCTGTTACTGGTACCTACTTGGCCACGTTTTTGTGCTACTGTATCCTCTTCGGCTTTGACCGGTAGGTAGTGGCTGTGAACTCTTCCAATGCTACGGCCGAGGCGACGTGGGAGACCCGCGAAATGGATGAACCCTCGTTTGGGGAAGATGCCAATGCAGAAAATCTATACGTCCAAGGTCAGAAAACCTTTTTAAGGCTTATTCAGGGGTTATAGATTTTATAAGGAAGTGCTTTTAACGCCATAGCAGCCGGTGGAATGGGCTAAATCAGCAGGAATGttacattggttgctatggtgataagaccattgTCTGAAAGTAACTAGCACTGTTTCTATGTGTGCCAACCATTGGTGGTGTTTCCATCTCGGCGGGGACCCGTTCCCCAGTAACTTTGTATTTGGTCTTCAGGGATGGAGCTGTTTGAGGAAGCGTTGCATAAGTGGCAACAGGCGCTACACATTGGGCAACGGTGCAGCTCAAATACCCCGACGGCTGAAACTAGCGAGATCCTCAACGAAAGCGCATCCATAGACATGACGGAGGTCGGTATTCAGAAGATCTGGGCGTCAGAACCAGTATGGTTTCAGCTTTATTAACAAGCAGTTAATGAGACATTTGCATGCGCGGGCCGTCACTTTAAATGCCAAATAGggcaaatcatttatttaaccTGCCTTATTTCTTATAGGATTCCCAAAGCAGGGAATTCGCAGGCAGACTCGAGGCCCTTCTGCATCGTGCCTACAACCTGCAGGAAGAATTCGGAACAAATACCCCCCAAGACGGCCTGCTGATGGATTTGGGTAAACCTTAAAATCTTTCTGGTATCGGCTACCTGACCTAATTTGCATGGTTAGTCCTCCCCGTGACCCCGCACAGTTATGCTGAGATATAACGTAATTACGCTGTTTGAATATGATTTTAGGtccatatatacatgtattgtTGTTGTGGGGCTAGGAGTTTCTCAACCTGGCTAAAgtattcattgtttttattaattaataattacggTACCGATAATAGCTGGATTGCTGCCACTGACTACGATGCGCTCGGCAGTGTAATGTCGCACCTGACGTTGTACTCTCCCAATCCAGAAGGAGCTCTGATGTTCCCCATTTCAGAGGGCAAGAGGCCGTTGCGCATGGATGATGAATGGAGTACCACATCCGATGAATCCTTTTTCTCTGCTGCCGAGGTGACTACCACGCAAGGTTTATTGGATTATCAAGACCAAGCGCACGCTGCATCTCTAGGGGCAGAGCTGGAGAACAGCGCAAAAACATTTGAAAGCAACAAtacaacagatttttttttttttttttttttcatagaacatttggtcaaaaataaaaataaagtgcatGCCTCTGGACCTAGTATTCATTGTTAAATTAGAAGATTAAACTCCCAAACCTGGCTACAGAAGAGTTAATGTCTTcgatctccctttttttttccgcCAGATCTTTAATCCTTCGCAAATCAATGACCTTCTGCCGTCGCCACCAAAGCCAGCAGCTGCTTATGAAGAAGCTCTGAAGTTGGTCACAGAAGGAGGAGTATCTTGCAGGACACTAAggtaatgaatatatatgtatatattgcaaGGAGCATATATGCAGGTTTTCAGACTAAGTGCCCtggaaaatgtgtgttttaaaaCTGATGACATAATTTGTGGGCTGAGGGGGACCCTCCCAATTGACTTTGATACTTGGGTTGACAAAGTTCCTCCTTTTCAACTCGCAAGACAGCTTTGTCTGTAAGAGCTTCTATCTAAAATGTACCTTGAAATCTTGTTAATGGTCTTGAATTTTGTGCTTTGTATTGTAGGACAGAGTTGCTGTGTTGCTACAACGACCATGATTTCCTGGCCAAGTTGCACTGCGTCCGTCAGGCGTTCAAGGTGACGGTGACCGCGCTTCCTCCGACCCCCAGCTCGCTGCTGTTTCTGTGTTTGTCACAAgcgtaaatgtttgtttttgtttcataatTGCAGATTCTGCTTCAGGATGAAGGAAACCGGTTGTTTTTTGGTGAAGTCGGCAAGCAGATGGTCACGGGACTCATGATTAAAGCTGAGAAGGTATAAATGGGATCACGCGTGTCCTTCCCAAACTTCAAAAGCCTCCGTGGTGTATTTTATGCCCCGGAAAAGATTGTCGAATGTTCTCGTTGCCTAATAAACTTGTCATTGATGTTTTAAATCCTCCAGAACCCAAAGGGATTCCATGAAAACTATGAGGAGATGCT comes from the Spea bombifrons isolate aSpeBom1 chromosome 8, aSpeBom1.2.pri, whole genome shotgun sequence genome and includes:
- the MIGA2 gene encoding mitoguardin 2 isoform X2, giving the protein MAFQRAEGMSIIQALAMTVAEIPVFLYTTFGQSTLSQLRLSPGLRKVLFATALGTVALALAAHQLKRRKHKKKQTAGDGGGLKPGSVPAAVLPVRRASSVKKGYPRRVQSPGCKSNDTLSGISSLEPSKHSSSSQSLASVVAVNSSNATAEATWETREMDEPSFGEDANAENLYVQGMELFEEALHKWQQALHIGQRCSSNTPTAETSEILNESASIDMTEDSQSREFAGRLEALLHRAYNLQEEFGTNTPQDGLLMDLEGALMFPISEGKRPLRMDDEWSTTSDESFFSAAEIFNPSQINDLLPSPPKPAAAYEEALKLVTEGGVSCRTLRTELLCCYNDHDFLAKLHCVRQAFKILLQDEGNRLFFGEVGKQMVTGLMIKAEKNPKGFHENYEEMLRYALKEETWPTTQKELEGRGVVCMNFFDIAMDFILMDAFEDLENPPSSVIAVLRNRWLSDSFKETALATACWSVLKAKRRLLMVPDGFISHFYSVSEHVSPILAFGFLGPKEQLTETCNFFK
- the MIGA2 gene encoding mitoguardin 2 isoform X1 is translated as MAFQRAEGMSIIQALAMTVAEIPVFLYTTFGQSTLSQLRLSPGLRKVLFATALGTVALALAAHQLKRRKHKKKQTAGDGGGLKPGSVPAAVLPVRRASSVKKGYPRRVQSPGCKSNDTLSGISSLEPSKHSSSSQSLASVVAVNSSNATAEATWETREMDEPSFGEDANAENLYVQGMELFEEALHKWQQALHIGQRCSSNTPTAETSEILNESASIDMTEDSQSREFAGRLEALLHRAYNLQEEFGTNTPQDGLLMDLEGALMFPISEGKRPLRMDDEWSTTSDESFFSAAEIFNPSQINDLLPSPPKPAAAYEEALKLVTEGGVSCRTLRTELLCCYNDHDFLAKLHCVRQAFKILLQDEGNRLFFGEVGKQMVTGLMIKAEKNPKGFHENYEEMLRYALKEETWPTTQKELEGRGVVCMNFFDIAMDFILMDAFEDLENPPSSVIAVLRNRWLSDSFKETALATACWSVLKAKRRLLMVPDGFISHFYSVSEHVSPILAFGFLGPKEQLTETCNFFKHQIVQYLKDMFDLDKVRYTSVQSLAEDVLHLSRRRSEILLGYLGVDTLREANGDVTAGNRLLEHGV